The following are encoded together in the Thermosipho japonicus genome:
- a CDS encoding PilZ domain-containing protein yields MTIIEFINKNLSGIYLLAKDHNKNDYQVRLINIQKTGIVEIESNDLFNIGKTLQLNIPVKEALLLIVGEVFDIKEKRYFLKTHEKVGIIQRRKEKRYPYFKRAIFSNNKLLIIDVSKSGMQIFSEKEMELKSNYEITIDDKKINIIPMWRIYEEEIYRIGCKVSNESLNLWNNILNI; encoded by the coding sequence ATGACCATTATTGAATTTATAAATAAAAACTTGAGTGGTATATATTTATTAGCAAAGGATCATAATAAAAATGATTATCAAGTAAGACTAATTAATATCCAAAAAACTGGAATTGTTGAAATAGAAAGCAATGATCTGTTCAATATTGGAAAAACCTTGCAATTAAATATTCCAGTAAAAGAAGCTCTATTACTTATTGTTGGTGAAGTATTTGATATTAAAGAAAAAAGATATTTTTTAAAAACTCATGAAAAAGTCGGAATAATTCAAAGGCGCAAAGAAAAAAGATATCCATATTTTAAAAGAGCTATTTTTTCCAATAACAAATTACTTATAATTGATGTCTCAAAATCTGGAATGCAAATTTTTTCAGAAAAAGAAATGGAATTAAAATCAAATTATGAAATAACAATCGATGATAAAAAAATTAATATTATTCCTATGTGGAGAATATATGAAGAAGAAATATATAGAATTGGATGTAAAGTCTCCAATGAATCTTTAAACTTATGGAATAACATACTAAATATTTAG
- a CDS encoding flagellar brake protein, translated as MASYVTNIPVEKALKIGLPGVVEITMVKELEGTYKTSIADMELSKKIIYLSIPTYKGRMIPIPKGVRMNVKIFDKSSMFSFTTVSLGVIKRDNLYMLPVIAPIEVKKTERRKFKRIPLYVYGILKKSLDENSEAIQFLTKDFSAGGIKFVTNTILKEGDIIYVTLNLDDELQIENQKAKIVRVDQKTEEGYQYGAQFIDVPRQLENKMVRFVFQKEIKAKK; from the coding sequence ATGGCATCATATGTAACAAATATTCCTGTTGAAAAGGCATTAAAAATTGGCCTTCCTGGAGTTGTTGAAATTACAATGGTAAAAGAATTAGAAGGTACTTATAAAACATCCATTGCCGATATGGAACTTTCAAAAAAAATAATTTACTTGTCTATACCTACATATAAAGGCAGGATGATTCCTATTCCAAAAGGTGTAAGAATGAATGTCAAAATATTTGATAAAAGTTCTATGTTTTCATTTACAACTGTTTCCCTGGGTGTTATAAAAAGAGATAATCTTTACATGCTTCCTGTGATTGCACCTATTGAAGTTAAAAAAACAGAAAGAAGAAAATTCAAAAGAATCCCATTATATGTATATGGAATTTTAAAAAAATCATTGGATGAAAATTCAGAAGCTATACAATTTTTAACAAAAGATTTTAGCGCTGGTGGAATTAAATTTGTTACAAATACAATATTAAAAGAAGGAGACATAATATATGTAACTCTGAATCTCGATGATGAATTACAAATAGAAAATCAAAAAGCAAAAATTGTAAGAGTAGATCAAAAAACAGAAGAAGGATATCAATATGGAGCCCAGTTCATAGACGTTCCTAGGCAACTTGAAAATAAAATGGTAAGGTTTGTTTTTCAAAAAGAAATTAAGGCAAAAAAATAG
- the cheC gene encoding CheY-P phosphatase CheC, with amino-acid sequence MLEKLNDSQLDFLKEIGNIGSGNAATALSTMIGKKVDISVPSTKVVPISQIPFIFENPEEIVCAIKMKMREDVEGEILLILNSKTVKEITKILTGNSLEDITSLDEFSSSMLKEIGNIMCGSYVTALSGFTSFFINPDPPELAVDMISAVLAEVSLSVSTTEDYILLIETSIKIEGIDKELTGYLLLLPNEESLEKILKKLGMWN; translated from the coding sequence ATGCTTGAAAAATTAAATGACTCTCAACTTGATTTTTTAAAGGAAATAGGAAATATTGGTTCTGGAAATGCTGCTACCGCGCTTTCAACCATGATTGGAAAAAAAGTAGATATATCTGTCCCTTCGACAAAGGTTGTACCTATTTCACAAATTCCTTTTATCTTTGAAAACCCTGAAGAAATAGTTTGTGCAATAAAAATGAAAATGAGAGAAGATGTTGAAGGTGAAATCCTTTTAATCCTGAACTCTAAAACAGTAAAAGAAATAACTAAAATATTGACTGGAAATAGTTTAGAAGATATTACTAGTCTTGATGAGTTTTCCTCTTCAATGCTTAAAGAAATTGGAAATATAATGTGTGGTTCATATGTTACAGCACTTTCGGGATTTACAAGTTTTTTTATAAACCCAGATCCACCTGAGCTTGCCGTTGATATGATTAGTGCAGTTTTGGCTGAGGTATCCTTATCTGTATCAACAACTGAAGATTACATTCTGTTAATTGAAACCTCAATAAAAATTGAAGGTATTGATAAAGAATTAACAGGATACCTGCTTTTACTCCCAAATGAAGAATCATTGGAAAAAATACTAAAAAAATTGGGGATGTGGAATTAA
- the cheD gene encoding chemoreceptor glutamine deamidase/glutamate methylesterase CheD → MPIKSKKIIGIGDYAVGDKNTILVTLGLGSCVGVCIRDKNKLIGAMVHVMLPDSDGKDVNKPGKYADTGIKIIVEELKKLGATTFEAKIAGGASMFEKSAMDVGKRNVEAVKKWLSKFGIRIVSEDTGGNRARSIEYDIETGKLMVRKVKTGENVEVIEI, encoded by the coding sequence ATGCCAATCAAGTCAAAGAAAATTATTGGTATAGGAGATTATGCCGTTGGTGATAAAAATACAATTCTTGTAACGTTAGGTCTTGGATCATGTGTGGGTGTATGTATAAGAGACAAAAATAAATTGATCGGTGCAATGGTACATGTTATGTTACCTGATAGCGATGGAAAAGACGTTAACAAACCTGGAAAATATGCAGATACTGGGATTAAAATAATAGTTGAAGAACTCAAAAAATTAGGTGCAACTACATTTGAAGCTAAAATTGCTGGTGGTGCTTCTATGTTTGAAAAATCAGCAATGGATGTGGGAAAAAGAAATGTGGAAGCTGTCAAAAAATGGCTTTCAAAATTTGGAATTCGAATTGTTTCCGAAGATACAGGCGGGAATCGTGCAAGAAGTATTGAATATGATATAGAAACTGGAAAATTAATGGTAAGAAAAGTTAAAACTGGTGAAAACGTGGAGGTAATTGAAATTTGA
- a CDS encoding sigma-70 family RNA polymerase sigma factor: protein MINKEALVREYLPYIKKIAYDLKRNLPHNVEVDDLVQEGLVAFLQAIEKFDPKKGAKLRSYLLTRVKGAMYDYLRKIDWMPKNLRHDIKLVEDAIVNMESDSNDIDFEKIAKITNLPIENVKRAYNELTRKQLLMLDSYISDDSELIDKIASDENPYSYAINELLKEQLIEAIKKLDDKEQLLLSLRFEHELSLKEIGKVLNVTESRVSQLLAKTLAKLKKYLGGE, encoded by the coding sequence TTGATAAATAAAGAAGCATTAGTAAGAGAATATCTACCGTATATAAAAAAAATTGCATACGATTTGAAAAGAAATCTTCCTCACAATGTGGAAGTTGATGATTTGGTACAGGAAGGTTTAGTTGCGTTTTTACAAGCTATAGAAAAATTTGACCCTAAAAAAGGAGCAAAATTAAGATCATACCTGCTTACCCGTGTAAAGGGAGCAATGTATGACTATCTTAGAAAAATCGACTGGATGCCAAAAAATTTAAGGCATGATATAAAATTAGTTGAAGACGCAATTGTAAATATGGAATCTGACAGTAATGATATAGATTTTGAAAAAATAGCTAAAATTACTAATTTGCCTATTGAAAATGTTAAACGTGCCTACAATGAATTAACTAGAAAACAACTTCTAATGTTAGATAGCTACATTTCCGATGATTCTGAGCTAATTGATAAAATTGCTTCAGATGAAAATCCTTATTCATATGCAATTAACGAATTATTAAAAGAACAACTTATTGAGGCGATAAAAAAATTAGACGATAAGGAGCAGTTGCTACTAAGTCTTAGATTTGAGCATGAACTTTCACTAAAAGAAATCGGAAAAGTTTTAAACGTCACAGAATCCAGAGTGTCTCAATTACTTGCTAAAACATTAGCAAAGTTAAAGAAATATTTAGGGGGGGAATAA